The Coffea arabica cultivar ET-39 chromosome 4e, Coffea Arabica ET-39 HiFi, whole genome shotgun sequence genome includes a window with the following:
- the LOC113740770 gene encoding uncharacterized protein: protein MYLSAADEAVNAVLIRDHGTQVPIYYVSRALRGPETRYTQVEKLVLELVHATRQLKSYFLAHPISVRTDQPIRQILVRPEISGRLTKWAVELGEYDLSYKPRTTIKAQTLAYFLAEFTFSVSQDASLAPFGPQNWTLYVDGFSNSDGSGAGLLLEDPHGEVCLYTLRFDFFATNNETEYEALIAGLRLARKLGSRQIQVYSDSQLVASSFSALNKTVLVEMVTEPEYLEEVVCPVHSGDTWMSSLILFLGQGILPEDRVEAKRVQRKAARYALPDDELYKRSYFGQLLQCIPTDEGFCILKEIHESLCGAHIGYKMLAKKALFLGYYWPTVQQDAQDLDLDIKQHFTSVGHPQANGQAKNFNRTLLHGLKTRLYRAGSSWVEELPSVLWSYRTTLRSATQEAPFSLTYSSEVVIPAEILAPKPRMAAYAAEVNREERQTDLDLIEEKRDLALAHVVSY, encoded by the exons ATGTACCTCTCCGCGGCTGATGAGGCTGTCAATGCGGTGCTCATCCGAGACCATGGTACCCAGGTGCCCATTTATTATGTCAGCCGAGCTCTCCGTGGGCCGGAGACTCGGTACACTCAGGTGGAGAAACTAGTGCTGGAATTGGTCCATGCGACTCGACAATTAAAGTCTTATTTTCTGGCCCATCCTATCTCAGTCAGAACTGATCAACCTATTCGACAGATATTGGTGCGTCCCGAGATTTCCGGACGCCTTACCAAGTGGGCTGTCGAACTAGGAGAATATGACCTGTCATACAAACCCCGTACGACGATCAAGGCCCAAACATTAGCATATTTTCTAGCCGAATTTACGTTCTCCGTGAGCCAAGACGCCAGCTTAGCACCATTCGGGCCTCAAAACTGGACGCTGTATGTGGACGGATTTTCCAACAGTGATGGCAGCGGAGCAGGGCTGCTCTTAGAAGATCCCCATGGAGAGGTATGCTTGTACACCCTCCGGTTTGACTTCTTTGCAACCAATAATGAGACCGAGTATGAAGCTTTGATTGCGGGACTTCGGCTAGCCCGCAAACTCGGTTCTCGACAAATCCAAGTCTACAGTGACTCTCAACTTGTG GCGAGTTCGTTCTCGGCTCTCAACAAGACGGTTCTTGTAGAAATGGTGACCGAACCCGAGTACCTGGAGGAAGTGGTCTGCCCTGTGCATTCGGGAGACACATGGATGAGCTCACTCATCCTGTTTTTGGGCCAAGGAATCCTCCCTGAAGACCGGGTTGAGGCCAAGAGAGTACAACGCAAGGCCGCCCGCTACGCCCTCCCAGACGACGAGTTATATAAACGATCCTATTTTGGCCAATTGCTACAGTGCATTCCCACCGATGAAGGGTTCTGTATTCTCAAGGAGATACACGAGAGCCTCTGTGGGGCACACATCGGCTATAAGATGTTGGCCAAAAAGGCCCTATTCCTCGGATATTATTGGCCTACCGTTCAACAGGACGCTCAAGATCTC GACCTCGACATCAAGCAGCACTTCACTTCGGTAGGTCACCCTCAAGCCAACGGTCAAGCGAAAAACTTTAACCGAACTCTCTTGCACGGTCTGAAGACCCGACTATACCGAGCAGGATCATCCTGGGTAGAGGAACTCCCAAGTGTCTTGTGGTCTTACCGAACCACGCTGAGATCGGCCACACAAGAGGCCCCCTTCTCCTTGACATACAGCTCCGAAGTTGTCATTCCCGCCGAGATCCTTGCGCCTAAACCCCGAATGGCAGCCTACGCGGCCGAGGTAAACAGAGAAGAAAGACAGACGGATCTTGACCTCATTGAAGAAAAAAGGGACCTCGCCTTAGCACACGTGGTTTCGTACTAG
- the LOC113741504 gene encoding plant UBX domain-containing protein 10-like, with translation MSSMMRGNSRSSIESSCNGIVRRMVSLPRSILGGVSRAMGQGMDFIRIGGRRHHPHQHHHLPLATDFPFEQYPSSDPPVNDPFNQPSQNFQQQPMVQEEWAFLASLEQEYGTNHPFFYVCRFMDALKMAQEEHKFIFLYLQSPEHQFTPFFCRETLGSELVVQFLDANFISWGALANRGEGFHLASTLRVSNFPFCAVVAPASAGNLAVLRQIEGPVSPAELVEILQRTMEEQGLAFDSARANEEEKRRADRKLREEQDVAYVTALQRDQEKEKLRSFASEQRVSKAASASNSSNQEKTKPLPLKQQNNQIKDGPRAGGAMHKGNAQETKILIRFPNGERREHSFLSTDKVQAIFRYINSLGLPGVGGNYRLISNFPRKVFSVDQMGMTLTEAGLHPKASMFLELL, from the exons ATGTCATCAatgatgagaggaaattcaagATCATCAATTGAATCATCCTGCAATGGAATTGTTCGTAGAATGGTAAGCCTTCCCAGGAGCATTTTAGGGGGTGTTTCCAGAGCAATGGGACAAGGTATGGACTTTATTCGAATAGGAGGAAGAAGACACCATCCTCATCAACATCATCATCTACCATTAGCAACAGATTTTCCATTTGAGCAATATCCCTCATCAGATCCTCCCGTGAATGATCCATTCAATCAACCTTCACAGAATTTTCAGCAGCAACCGATGGTACAAGAGGAATGGGCATTTCTAGCAAGTCTGGAGCAGGAATATGGCACAAATCATCCATTTTTCTACGTTTGTCGGTTCATGGATGCTCTGAAGATGGCTCAAGAAGAGCACAAGTTCATTTTCCTGTACTTGCAGTCCCCTGAGCACCAATTCACTCCCTTTTTCTGCAGGGAGACTTTAGGTTCTGAGCTGGTTGTTCAGTTTCTTGATGCAAATTTCATTAGCTGGGGAGCACTTGCAAACAGAGGGGAGGGGTTCCATTTGGCTTCAACATTAAGGGTCTCCAACTTCCCATTCTGTGCTGTGGTTGCTCCAGCTTCTGCTGGCAATTTAGCAGTTCTGCGACAG ATTGAAGGTCCAGTCTCCCCTGCTGAATTGGTGGAGATACTACAAAGGACCATGGAGGAGCAAGGACTGGCATTTGACAGTGCAAGGGCCAAcgaggaagaaaaaagaagagcaGATCGTAAATTGAGAGAAGAACAAGACGTTGCCTATGTTACAGCCCTCCAGAGAGATCAG GAGAAGGAAAAGCTCAGGAGTTTCGCTTCAGAACAAAGAGTTTCAAAAGCTGCAAGTGCCTCCAATTCATCTAATCAAGAAAAAACCAAGCCACTTCCTCTAAAGcagcaaaacaaccaaatcaaggATGGCCCAAGAGCAGGAGGAGCTATGCATAAAGGAAATGCTCAAGAAACCAAG ATATTGATAAGGTTTCCAAATGGGGAGAGAAGGGAACACAGCTTCTTGAGCACAGACAAGGTTCAAGCAATTTTTAGGTACATTAATTCATTAGGCTTGCCTGGAGTTGGCGGCAATTACAGGCTAATTTCTAACTTCCCAAGAAAGGTGTTTAGTGTTGATCAGATGGGAATGACGCTGACAGAGGCAGGCCTCCATCCAAAAGCTAGCATGTTCTTGGAGCTTCTTTGA
- the LOC113741503 gene encoding inosine-5'-monophosphate dehydrogenase 2-like: MNGVDDDGFPAPKLFSQGYSYTYDDLIFLPHFIDFSTDDVSLSSPLSRNLSLSLPFVSSPMDTISESSMASAMASLGAFTFIHSNNSPSHQASLVRAAKSHRLPFSSDLIFLSPSDSILSLEDFGSSPCIFVTSSGTSRSRLLGLVSRSDWEALPSEYSKDARRVSDYMRKVDRDFCSLPNGSTLEDVAAYLAARKLDFVPLVRTAAHDGDEDEVVNLATFSDVERIKGFPKLGLPSLGPDGNFLVGASIGTRESDKERLEHLVKAGVNAVVLDSSQGNSIYQLEMIKYVKRTYPGLDLIGGNVVTMYQAQNLIQAGVDGLRVGMGSGSICTTQEVCAVGRGQGTAVYKVSSIADQSGIPVIADGGISNSGHIVKALVLGASTVMMGSYLAGSTEAPGTYQYQDGIRVKKYRGMGSLEAMTKGSDARYLGDTAKLKIAQGVVGAVRDKGSILKFIPYTVQAVKQGFQDLGASSVQSAHDLLRSEVLRLEVRSGAAQVEGGVHGLVSYEKKSF; this comes from the exons ATGAATGGAGTCGACGATGATGGCTTTCCAGCTCCTAAGCTCTTCTCTCAGGGCTACTCCTACACCTATGATGACCTCATCTTCCTCCCCCACTTCATCGACTTCTCCACCGATGAtgtctccctctcctctcctctctcccgcaacctctccctctccctcccctTCGTCTCCTCCCCCATGGACACCATCTCCGAGTCCTCCATGGCCTCAGCCATGGCCTCCCTCGGCGCCTTCACCTTCATCCACTCCAACAACTCCCCCTCCCACCAGGCCTCTCTCGTTCGCGCCGCCAAGTCCCACCGACTCCCTTTCTCCTCTGATCTCATCTTCCTCTCCCCCTCAGACTCCATCCTCTCCCTCGAAGACTTTGGCTCCTCCCCTTGCATCTTCGTCACCAGCTCTGGCACCAGCCGTTCCAGGCTCTTGGGCCTGGTCTCTCGCTCCGATTGGGAGGCTTTGCCCTCCGAGTATTCCAAGGATGCCAGGAGGGTCTCCGATTACATGAGGAAGGTGGACCGCGACTTCTGTTCCTTGCCCAATGGTTCTACTTTGGAGGATGTTGCTGCCTATTTGGCTGCTCGTAAACTCGATTTCGTCCCCCTGGTCAGGACAGCGGCCCATGACGGCGATGAGGACGAGGTGGTGAACCTGGCCACTTTTTCTGACGTCGAGAGGATCAAGGGGTTCCCCAAGCTAGGCCTCCCCTCCCTCGGCCCGGACGGCAACTTTCTGGTGGGTGCCTCCATTGGGACCCGCGAGTCTGACAAGGAGAGGCTGGAGCATCTGGTCAAGGCTGGGGTCAATGCGGTGGTCTTGGACAGCTCTCAGGGGAATTCCATTTATCAGCTGGAGATGATCAAGTACGTGAAGAGGACGTATCCGGGGTTGGATTTGATTGGAGGGAATGTGGTGACCATGTATCAGGCCCAGAACTTGATTCAGGCAGGCGTTGATGGATTAAGGGTTGGCATGGGTTCTGGTTCCATTTGCACCACCCAAGAGGTCTGTGCTGTTGGCCGTGGACAG GGCACAGCTGTTTATAAAGTATCATCTATTGCTGACCAAAGTGGTATCCCTGTCATTGCCGATGGTGGCATTTCAAATTCCGGGCACATTGTCAAGGCTTTAGTTCTTGGGGCATCAACTGTGATGATGGGCAGCTATTTAGCTGGAAGCACTGAAGCTCCAGGCACTTACCAATATCAG GATGGCATTCGAGTCAAGAAATACAGGGGCATGGGATCTTTGGAAGCAATGACAAAAGGGAGTGATGCAAGATACTTGGGTGATACAGCTAAACTGAAAATAGCTCAGGGTGTAGTTGGAGCAGTTAGAGACAAAGGATCAATTCTTAAGTTTATACCCTATACAGTGCAAGCAGTGAAGCAGGGTTTCCAGGATCTTGGTGCTTCATCTGTTCAATCTGCACATGACCTGTTAAGATCGGAGGTGCTGAGGCTTGAG GTTCGAAGTGGAGCAGCACAAGTCGAAGGTGGAGTTCATGGTTTGGTATCTTATGAAAAGAAATCTTTTTGA